In Amycolatopsis endophytica, the following are encoded in one genomic region:
- a CDS encoding LLM class F420-dependent oxidoreductase yields MAIELGKIGIWAGWPALNADVAREVESLGYGAIWIGMSPDGQLTLVDELLDATENIKVATGIVNMWKDDAATVGASWHRIEAKHPGRFLLGVGIGHPEATQEYQKPYDKIVDYLGGLDQAGVPVAARALAALGPKVLKLSAERTAGAHPYLTTPEHTREARKVLGDGVLLAPEQKIVLETDPEKARATARPGIQNPYLNLVNYRSNLLRHGWTEADLDNGGSDALIDALALHGDIESIARGIQAHLDAGADHVCVQVLGDDPLPGYRAVSKALLS; encoded by the coding sequence ATGGCTATCGAACTCGGCAAGATCGGTATCTGGGCCGGCTGGCCCGCGCTCAACGCGGACGTGGCACGCGAAGTCGAATCGCTCGGTTACGGTGCGATCTGGATCGGCATGTCGCCGGACGGGCAGCTGACGCTCGTCGACGAGCTGCTGGACGCGACCGAGAACATCAAGGTCGCCACCGGCATCGTCAACATGTGGAAGGACGACGCGGCCACCGTCGGCGCGTCCTGGCACCGGATCGAGGCGAAGCACCCGGGTCGGTTCCTGCTCGGCGTCGGCATCGGCCATCCGGAAGCGACGCAGGAGTACCAGAAGCCCTACGACAAGATCGTCGACTACCTGGGCGGCCTGGACCAGGCGGGCGTGCCGGTGGCCGCACGGGCGCTGGCCGCGCTGGGCCCGAAGGTGCTCAAGCTCTCCGCCGAGCGGACCGCGGGCGCCCACCCGTACCTGACCACGCCCGAGCACACCAGGGAGGCGCGCAAGGTCCTCGGCGACGGCGTGCTGCTGGCGCCCGAGCAGAAGATCGTGCTGGAGACCGACCCGGAGAAGGCCCGCGCCACCGCCCGGCCCGGGATCCAGAATCCCTACCTCAACCTGGTGAACTACCGCAGCAACCTGCTCCGCCACGGCTGGACCGAGGCCGACCTGGACAACGGCGGCAGCGACGCGCTGATCGACGCGCTCGCCCTGCACGGCGACATCGAGTCGATCGCGCGCGGCATCCAGGCGCACCTCGACGCCGGCGCGGACCACGTGTGCGTCCAGGTCCTCGGCGACGACCCGCTGCCCGGCTACCGCGCCGTCAGCAAGGCCCTGCTGTCCTGA
- a CDS encoding aldo/keto reductase — MAKIGDLEVYPLNLGGNVFGWTADEERSFAVLDAYAAAGGNFVDTADAYMARVPGNSGGESETIIGNWLARRGRRDDIVIATKVGSWDKRPGVTAKNIREAAEDSLRRLRTDHIDLYYAHRDIADAPLEETLGAFDELVRAGKVRYLGASNYSASRLAEALSISDREGFARYAAVQPHYNLVERGYEQELAPLVAKEGLATLPYFALAKGFLTGKYRSREAGGSPRAEGAVAYLDHRGERVLEALDDISAAHSTTPAAVALAWLAAQPTVAAPIASARNEEQLADLIASVELRLTETDLAQLDDASQ; from the coding sequence ATGGCCAAAATCGGTGATCTCGAGGTCTACCCCCTCAACCTCGGCGGGAACGTGTTCGGCTGGACCGCCGACGAGGAGCGTTCCTTCGCCGTCCTCGACGCCTACGCGGCCGCGGGCGGCAACTTCGTCGACACGGCGGACGCCTACATGGCGCGCGTTCCCGGCAATTCGGGCGGCGAGTCGGAGACGATCATCGGCAACTGGCTGGCCCGCCGCGGCCGCCGCGACGACATCGTCATCGCCACCAAGGTGGGCAGCTGGGACAAGCGCCCCGGCGTGACGGCGAAGAACATCCGCGAGGCCGCGGAGGACTCGCTGCGCCGGCTCCGGACCGATCACATCGACCTGTACTACGCGCACCGCGACATCGCCGACGCACCACTGGAGGAGACGCTGGGTGCCTTCGACGAGCTGGTGCGGGCGGGAAAGGTGCGTTACCTGGGCGCGTCGAACTACAGCGCTTCGCGCCTGGCGGAGGCGCTGTCCATCTCGGACCGGGAGGGCTTCGCGCGGTACGCCGCCGTGCAGCCGCACTACAACCTCGTCGAGCGCGGGTACGAGCAGGAACTGGCCCCGCTCGTGGCGAAGGAGGGGCTGGCCACGCTGCCGTACTTCGCGCTGGCGAAGGGCTTCCTGACGGGCAAGTACCGCTCGCGCGAGGCCGGCGGCAGCCCGCGCGCCGAGGGCGCGGTCGCGTACCTGGACCACCGCGGCGAGCGGGTGCTGGAGGCGCTCGACGACATCTCGGCCGCGCATTCGACCACGCCCGCCGCCGTGGCACTGGCGTGGCTGGCCGCCCAGCCGACGGTCGCCGCGCCGATCGCCAGCGCCCGCAACGAGGAGCAGCTGGCCGACCTGATCGCCTCGGTGGAGCTGCGGCTGACCGAAACGGACCTCGCCCAGCTCGACGACGCCTCCCAGTAG
- a CDS encoding MaoC/PaaZ C-terminal domain-containing protein, which produces MTVDPARVRSLRLPASTFVWSVRDVLQYQLALLGPDADPVDPRQLRYLHEDDLVVLPTFAMTVPAVFGVAAAEHYHPEPPEIRFPGLSLRLGRLLHARQELVSHRPVPARGELRTETTIDAVHDTGNAAVLVQRTEAVGPDDQPLFTSVCDIRAAGEGGFGGPGYPHRRPRRPDREPDLVLHVPTQPQQALLYRMCGDRNPVHVVPAAATAAGFERPFLQGGCTYGMVAKAIVDAVWDGDPDALGRYVAWFTGVVFPGDVLRTGIWTGDGELEFHTTVPERRDAPVLSGTVVSRDRGTPAPRS; this is translated from the coding sequence GTGACTGTCGATCCCGCACGCGTGCGAAGTCTCCGGCTGCCCGCTTCGACGTTCGTGTGGTCGGTCCGGGACGTGCTGCAGTACCAGCTCGCCCTGCTCGGCCCCGATGCCGACCCGGTGGACCCGCGTCAGCTGCGGTACCTGCACGAAGACGACCTCGTCGTGCTGCCGACGTTCGCGATGACGGTCCCCGCCGTGTTCGGGGTGGCCGCGGCGGAGCACTACCACCCGGAACCGCCGGAGATCCGCTTTCCCGGACTCTCGCTCAGGCTCGGCCGGTTGCTGCACGCCCGCCAGGAGCTGGTGTCGCACCGGCCGGTCCCGGCCCGCGGCGAGCTGCGGACCGAGACCACCATCGACGCGGTGCACGACACCGGCAACGCCGCGGTGCTGGTGCAGCGCACCGAGGCTGTCGGGCCGGACGACCAGCCGCTGTTCACGTCGGTGTGTGACATCCGCGCGGCGGGTGAGGGCGGGTTCGGCGGGCCCGGGTACCCGCACCGGCGCCCCCGTCGGCCGGACCGGGAGCCCGACCTGGTGCTGCACGTACCGACGCAGCCACAACAGGCGCTGCTCTACCGGATGTGCGGGGACCGCAACCCGGTGCACGTCGTTCCGGCCGCGGCCACGGCTGCGGGTTTCGAGCGCCCGTTCCTGCAGGGCGGGTGCACCTACGGGATGGTGGCCAAGGCGATCGTGGACGCGGTGTGGGACGGCGACCCGGACGCGCTCGGACGTTACGTCGCGTGGTTCACCGGCGTGGTGTTCCCCGGCGACGTCCTGCGCACCGGGATCTGGACCGGCGACGGCGAACTGGAGTTCCACACGACGGTGCCGGAGAGGCGGGACGCGCCCGTCCTCTCCGGCACCGTGGTCAGCCGAGACCGAGGAACTCCAGCACCGCGTTCGTGA
- a CDS encoding alpha/beta fold hydrolase, which produces MGAEEFAVVLPRSGIALRGKRSGRPDGVPVLCLHGWLDNCASFDQLAERMPGTVDLLAVDLPGHGLSDPIPSATCHYLDYAACVLELVQDLGWQNFHLIGHSLGGALSSLVAGLHPEKILRLVLLDAIGPLSASPADTVEAMAGYLTTYLSDTAHPVYPSRAKAVKARVQLADILLDTAQTLVERGLREVPGGYSWRHDVRLKRSIPRTFTEDQVRAFLRTITAPTLLVRAERTALVESFYPGRIDSVPDLRTVTVPGGHHVHMENPVPVTNAVLEFLGLG; this is translated from the coding sequence GTGGGCGCCGAAGAGTTCGCGGTCGTGCTGCCCCGCAGCGGGATCGCGCTGCGGGGCAAGCGCTCCGGCCGGCCGGACGGTGTCCCGGTGCTCTGCCTGCACGGCTGGCTGGACAACTGCGCAAGTTTCGACCAGCTCGCCGAGCGGATGCCGGGCACGGTGGACCTGCTCGCGGTGGACCTGCCCGGACACGGCCTGTCGGACCCGATCCCGTCCGCCACCTGTCACTACCTCGACTACGCGGCGTGCGTGCTGGAGCTCGTGCAGGACCTGGGGTGGCAGAACTTCCACCTGATCGGGCACTCACTGGGCGGAGCGCTGTCCTCACTGGTCGCGGGGCTGCACCCGGAGAAGATCCTCCGGCTGGTCCTGCTGGACGCCATCGGCCCGCTGTCGGCGAGTCCGGCGGACACCGTCGAGGCCATGGCCGGCTATCTCACGACCTACCTGTCGGACACCGCGCACCCGGTGTACCCGAGCAGGGCCAAGGCGGTCAAAGCGCGGGTCCAGCTGGCCGACATCCTGCTGGACACGGCGCAGACACTGGTGGAACGCGGTCTGCGGGAGGTTCCCGGCGGCTACTCGTGGCGCCACGACGTGCGGTTGAAACGGTCGATCCCGCGGACGTTCACCGAGGACCAGGTCCGGGCGTTCCTGCGCACCATCACGGCGCCCACGCTGCTGGTCCGCGCGGAACGGACGGCACTGGTCGAAAGCTTCTACCCCGGGCGCATCGACAGCGTGCCGGATCTGCGGACGGTCACCGTGCCCGGCGGCCACCACGTGCACATGGAGAACCCGGTGCCCGTCACGAACGCGGTGCTGGAGTTCCTCGGTCTCGGCTGA
- a CDS encoding type I polyketide synthase produces the protein MTHSTDQIAIIGIGCRLPGGATGPRTLWRLLEDGVDAVGPVPEGRWDVDRYYSPRAQQPGRISAREGGFLSEVDTFDAAFFGISARVAEQMDPQQRLMLEVAWETLEDAGTVPDRLAGASAGVFLGACSQDYGALQSSPGEVSGLGAHSATGTFMSILSNRLSYTFDLRGPSMTIDTACSSSLVAVHLAVESLRRGECGIALAGGVNLMLTPQFGIALSQAAMLSPDGRSRAFDAAANGYVRGEGAGMVVLKPLEQALRDHDRVYAVIRGSAVNQDGRTQGITVPSGEAQAANFRLALERAGVAPGEVGYVEAHGTGTPVGDPIEAAALGEVLTGGAADRPAALMGSVKTNIGHLEAAAGIAGLIKAALSVHHRRVPPSLHFTAGNPDIDFDRLRLDVPTTARPWPSGYERAIASVNSFGFGGTNANVVLEGPPPAGSAPRVTGQPAVLTFSARSEAALRELVAAHADRLDADHPVLDELGAALALRRGHHRFRLAVAADTAGEAAGKLREHLAGGSPASVVAGTAAPSRTGRVAFLFNGQGPQWYAMGRTLLETSPVFRDKIIECDEVARPYLGWSILEALTADEESSRVGETHCLQPTMFALQVALAELWKSWGVTPDAVAGHSMGEIAAAHLGGALDLGQALRVICTRARIQEKADPSGGMMFVALPRDEAEELCENHPGLLWVSAENSSGATTLSGRRPVLERVEAELRERDVFARLLKVNCACHSQDMDPLRDELLTEIAGVTGSPATIPIYSTVTGERIEGTELDTGYWWRNFRQPVLFAPAIRSMLAEGIDTFVELSPHPVLVNSLREVFGERGADAVAIPTLARNKDDWERFRSAFATLYASGYQPDWAARYPDGAPVLDLPGNPWVRERYWNESAISWQYRAGGQTHPVLKRVDGPRPSWEIDWNDHRLSWVHEHDVLGSVIVPGATYVEAALAAAQEVTGQACALEYVAFERACVLDGEPQLSRLEMDPDTGTFEFHQRPARGQNWVRNARGRFHPAGPTREETVDLDSIRARCTASHKAVDVYGELQRRGYAYGPAFCGIAELHTGSGEALARIKAPRVLRNRLAGHLMHPAVLDACFQSAILHPADGDTALLPFRYLPTGIDAVRVHGPLAGAEWCHTVAHKHDGSGLSVDVRVFDARGRLLAEFAPLTGKVVPDEDAASDRALSGDLYRFRWERQDTGRNLPSAVRSAPLQLCERLGPLQREYAVRYGRDRYKTGYQHQVRRLASGYVADALRRFGQELAPGTVVAPRELPGLLPKYRTAVAGLVRFLAEDGLLREEDGHFHVEADPVEPPDWADVLREHPSCVWELNLLRRTGSRLHDVLTGQTDPLELLFPQGSGADAEPVYQTSPIARFHNRLLKEAVDQLVRDAAPGRTVRVLEVGGGTGGLTASLLPALPPDRCEYVFTDVSPAFVAGARERFRDYGFVDYRTLDLENDLEAQGLRPASFDLVVAADVVHATADLKRTLLGLHEALAPGGILALLEALPGNRWLDLTFGLTDGWWSFRDLSVRTDGPLLPAASWQHLLTSVGFDEVAATGDDGPGSQAVLLARAAGSVEQAPPPAMEGTWLIVDGGDELASHLAARITALGGSPVVVPSSGADGEYRQLLESLRPRAIVQFGTAGRDPVGAAIDDAATTVALLRAVEEADTDRPRCFVLTRGTHAFRNPSVRLGGSAAWGIGTVAGLELPHTEFTVIDLDPGSDDVDSVLAQLCIDDAEGQVALRAGERFVRRLVPLPATEVETPVDGRELPEGQRFAVGIGQAGALDELGFHAAERAAPGAGQVEVRVVAAGLNFLDVMTALGQVPPLDSAGGLRFGAECAGVVTRVGPDVDGVSVGQPVIAVCAEQGTLASHLVVDARCVVAKPDSLGFEEAAGMPIAFLTAWYALHELARVRAGERVLIHSGTGGTGLALVQLAVLAGAEVFATAGSPEKRELLRALGVRHVMDSRSLDFADQVRAATGGEGVDVVVNSIAGDAVARGLASLASYGRFVELGKRDLLADAPIGLRPFLNNLSYFGFDLRQRLADRPDEVREALTGLLDLVRQGRLHPLPYRVFPPAETTSAFRRLAAARHIGKLVVAMDEHEVPVQPVPAPEGPRGTWLVTGGLGGFGLAMAEQLVADGVRSLVLAGRSGASSDTAVAAVDKLRAAGAEVVTAAVDVTSRAELAALLDRVDRELPPLRGILHGAMVLDDGVLTDLDRNRMATVVAPKALGAWHLHELTADRPLDAFVLFSSATSMLGNAGQANYAAANAFLDHLAEARRAAGLPALAVNWGAVADAGYVARHGDVARKVAATGMRAFPVADAYRVLDLLRRGSHAQVGVLPTDWNRFLAQYPVVPPRYAHVADGTGDDGTNGGGRDSDKPLRHRLGTISGQAREGLMKEALSAKVAAVLGIPLDALDDRMPLMDYLDSLLAAEISSWIERESGVKVTIMELMKGPTVVELSGRLLTRLDEKVAR, from the coding sequence ATGACCCACTCCACTGACCAGATCGCCATCATCGGCATCGGGTGCCGTCTGCCCGGCGGGGCCACCGGCCCGCGGACGCTGTGGCGGCTGCTGGAGGACGGCGTCGACGCGGTCGGCCCGGTGCCGGAGGGCCGGTGGGACGTCGACCGCTACTACTCGCCGCGAGCCCAGCAGCCCGGCCGGATCAGCGCCCGCGAAGGCGGCTTCCTGTCCGAAGTGGACACCTTCGACGCCGCGTTCTTCGGCATTTCCGCCAGGGTCGCCGAGCAGATGGACCCACAGCAGCGGCTCATGCTCGAAGTGGCCTGGGAGACCCTTGAAGACGCCGGGACCGTGCCGGACCGGCTGGCCGGTGCCAGTGCCGGTGTCTTCCTCGGCGCGTGCAGCCAGGACTACGGCGCGCTCCAGTCGTCGCCGGGCGAGGTCAGCGGCCTGGGGGCGCATTCGGCGACGGGCACGTTCATGAGCATCCTGTCCAACCGCCTGTCCTACACGTTCGACCTGCGTGGTCCGAGCATGACCATCGACACCGCCTGCTCGTCGTCGCTCGTCGCGGTGCACCTCGCGGTGGAGAGCCTGCGGCGCGGGGAGTGCGGAATCGCGCTGGCCGGTGGCGTCAACCTGATGCTCACCCCCCAGTTCGGGATCGCGCTCAGCCAGGCGGCGATGTTGTCCCCGGACGGCCGGTCCCGTGCCTTCGACGCGGCGGCCAACGGGTACGTCCGCGGTGAGGGCGCCGGGATGGTCGTGCTCAAACCGCTGGAGCAGGCCCTGCGTGACCACGACCGCGTCTACGCCGTGATCCGCGGCAGCGCGGTGAACCAGGACGGGCGCACCCAGGGCATCACAGTGCCCAGCGGCGAGGCGCAGGCCGCCAACTTCCGGCTGGCGCTGGAACGCGCCGGGGTCGCGCCCGGCGAGGTGGGCTACGTCGAGGCGCACGGCACGGGCACCCCGGTCGGTGACCCGATCGAGGCCGCCGCGCTCGGCGAGGTGCTGACCGGCGGGGCCGCCGACCGACCGGCCGCCCTCATGGGTTCGGTCAAGACCAACATCGGCCACCTCGAAGCGGCCGCCGGGATCGCCGGTCTCATCAAGGCCGCCCTGTCCGTCCACCACCGCCGGGTGCCACCCAGCCTGCACTTCACGGCCGGGAACCCGGACATCGACTTCGACCGGCTGCGGCTCGACGTCCCCACGACGGCACGGCCGTGGCCGTCCGGCTACGAGCGGGCGATCGCCAGCGTCAACTCGTTCGGGTTCGGCGGCACCAACGCCAACGTGGTGCTGGAAGGCCCGCCCCCGGCCGGTTCCGCGCCGCGGGTGACCGGTCAGCCGGCCGTGCTCACGTTCAGCGCGCGCAGCGAAGCCGCCTTGCGCGAACTGGTGGCTGCCCACGCCGACCGGCTCGACGCGGACCACCCCGTGCTCGACGAACTGGGCGCGGCACTGGCCCTGCGACGCGGTCACCACCGGTTCCGGCTCGCGGTGGCCGCCGACACCGCGGGCGAGGCCGCCGGGAAGCTCCGCGAACACCTCGCGGGCGGCTCGCCCGCGAGTGTCGTCGCGGGAACCGCCGCACCGTCCCGGACCGGGCGGGTGGCCTTCCTGTTCAACGGGCAGGGGCCGCAGTGGTACGCGATGGGACGGACACTGCTGGAGACCAGCCCGGTGTTCCGGGACAAGATCATCGAATGCGACGAGGTCGCCCGGCCCTACCTCGGCTGGTCCATCCTCGAAGCCCTCACCGCCGACGAGGAGTCCTCGCGTGTCGGCGAGACGCACTGCCTGCAGCCGACCATGTTCGCGCTGCAGGTGGCGCTCGCCGAACTGTGGAAGAGCTGGGGCGTGACCCCGGACGCGGTGGCCGGGCACAGCATGGGTGAGATCGCCGCGGCCCACCTCGGCGGCGCGCTCGACCTCGGCCAGGCGCTGCGGGTGATCTGCACCCGGGCGCGCATCCAGGAGAAGGCCGACCCCTCCGGCGGGATGATGTTCGTCGCGCTGCCCAGGGACGAGGCCGAGGAGCTGTGCGAGAACCACCCCGGCCTGCTGTGGGTTTCCGCGGAGAACAGTTCCGGAGCGACGACGCTGTCCGGCAGGCGCCCGGTGCTCGAGCGGGTCGAAGCCGAGCTGCGTGAGCGCGACGTCTTCGCCCGGCTGCTCAAGGTGAACTGCGCCTGCCACAGCCAGGACATGGACCCGCTGCGGGACGAACTGCTGACCGAGATCGCCGGGGTGACCGGTTCTCCGGCGACGATCCCGATCTACTCGACCGTGACCGGTGAGCGGATCGAGGGCACCGAACTGGACACCGGCTACTGGTGGCGCAACTTCCGGCAACCGGTCCTGTTCGCGCCCGCGATCCGGTCCATGCTCGCCGAGGGCATCGACACGTTCGTCGAACTCAGTCCGCATCCGGTTCTGGTCAACTCGCTGCGGGAGGTGTTCGGCGAACGCGGCGCCGACGCCGTCGCGATTCCCACCCTGGCGCGGAACAAGGACGACTGGGAGCGGTTCCGGTCCGCGTTCGCCACGCTGTACGCGTCCGGGTACCAGCCGGACTGGGCGGCGCGCTACCCGGACGGGGCACCGGTGCTCGACCTGCCCGGCAACCCGTGGGTCCGCGAGCGGTACTGGAACGAGAGTGCCATCTCGTGGCAGTACCGGGCGGGCGGGCAGACCCATCCGGTGCTCAAGCGGGTCGACGGTCCGAGGCCGTCCTGGGAGATCGACTGGAACGACCACCGGCTGTCCTGGGTCCACGAGCACGACGTGCTCGGTTCCGTGATCGTGCCCGGCGCCACCTACGTCGAGGCCGCCCTCGCCGCGGCTCAGGAGGTGACCGGTCAGGCGTGCGCGCTGGAGTACGTCGCGTTCGAGCGGGCCTGCGTGCTCGACGGTGAGCCACAGCTGAGCCGTCTGGAGATGGATCCGGACACCGGCACGTTCGAGTTCCACCAGCGTCCGGCGCGGGGACAGAACTGGGTGCGCAACGCGCGGGGCCGCTTCCACCCGGCCGGGCCGACGCGGGAGGAGACCGTCGACCTCGACTCCATCCGCGCGCGGTGCACGGCTTCCCACAAGGCCGTGGACGTGTACGGCGAACTGCAGCGACGGGGCTACGCCTACGGGCCCGCCTTCTGCGGTATCGCCGAGCTGCACACCGGCAGCGGTGAGGCGCTGGCGCGGATCAAGGCCCCACGGGTCCTGCGCAACCGCCTCGCGGGTCACCTCATGCATCCGGCCGTCCTCGACGCGTGTTTCCAGAGCGCGATCCTGCACCCGGCCGACGGCGACACCGCGCTGCTGCCGTTCCGCTACCTGCCGACCGGGATCGACGCGGTGCGCGTGCACGGACCGCTCGCCGGCGCGGAGTGGTGCCACACCGTCGCCCACAAGCACGACGGCAGCGGCCTGTCGGTCGACGTCCGGGTGTTCGACGCGCGGGGACGGCTGCTGGCCGAGTTCGCGCCGTTGACCGGCAAGGTCGTGCCGGACGAGGACGCCGCCTCGGATCGTGCCCTGTCCGGTGACCTGTACCGGTTCCGCTGGGAGCGCCAGGACACCGGCCGGAACCTGCCCAGCGCGGTCCGGTCGGCGCCGCTCCAGCTGTGCGAGCGCCTCGGGCCGCTGCAGCGGGAGTACGCCGTCCGCTACGGCCGGGACCGGTACAAGACCGGTTACCAGCACCAGGTCCGGCGACTGGCCTCGGGATACGTGGCGGACGCCCTCCGGCGGTTCGGCCAGGAACTCGCACCGGGCACGGTGGTGGCTCCCCGCGAGCTGCCCGGACTGCTTCCGAAATACCGGACAGCCGTCGCCGGGCTGGTCCGGTTCCTCGCCGAAGACGGCCTGCTCCGCGAGGAGGACGGCCATTTCCACGTCGAAGCGGACCCCGTCGAGCCGCCGGACTGGGCGGACGTGCTGCGGGAGCATCCGTCGTGCGTGTGGGAGCTGAACCTTCTGCGCCGCACGGGTTCGCGCCTGCACGACGTGCTGACCGGGCAGACCGATCCGCTGGAGCTGCTGTTCCCGCAGGGCTCCGGGGCCGACGCCGAACCGGTCTACCAGACCTCTCCCATCGCCCGGTTCCACAACCGGTTGCTCAAGGAGGCGGTGGACCAGCTGGTCCGCGACGCCGCTCCCGGCCGGACCGTGCGGGTGCTGGAGGTGGGTGGCGGCACCGGCGGGCTGACCGCGAGCCTGTTGCCCGCCCTGCCCCCGGACCGGTGCGAGTACGTGTTCACCGACGTCTCACCGGCCTTCGTCGCCGGTGCGCGGGAGCGGTTCCGGGACTACGGCTTCGTCGACTACCGGACCCTGGACCTGGAGAACGACCTCGAAGCGCAGGGCCTTCGCCCCGCCTCGTTCGACCTCGTGGTCGCCGCCGACGTCGTGCACGCCACCGCCGACCTCAAGCGGACCCTGCTCGGGTTGCACGAGGCGTTGGCGCCCGGCGGGATACTGGCGCTGCTGGAAGCCCTGCCCGGCAACCGGTGGCTCGACCTGACCTTCGGCCTCACCGACGGCTGGTGGTCGTTCCGCGATCTGTCGGTGCGCACGGACGGACCGCTGCTCCCGGCGGCGAGCTGGCAGCACCTGCTCACCTCGGTCGGCTTCGACGAGGTGGCCGCGACCGGCGACGACGGACCGGGCAGCCAGGCCGTGCTCCTCGCCCGCGCCGCCGGATCGGTCGAACAAGCTCCACCGCCCGCGATGGAGGGCACCTGGCTCATCGTGGACGGCGGCGACGAGCTGGCGTCCCACCTGGCCGCCCGCATCACCGCGCTGGGCGGCTCGCCGGTGGTGGTCCCCTCCTCCGGGGCGGACGGCGAATACCGGCAGCTGCTGGAGTCCCTGCGACCACGGGCGATCGTGCAGTTCGGCACCGCCGGCCGCGATCCGGTGGGCGCGGCGATCGACGACGCGGCGACCACCGTCGCACTGCTGCGTGCGGTCGAAGAAGCCGACACCGACCGGCCCCGGTGTTTCGTGCTCACTCGCGGCACGCACGCGTTCCGCAACCCGTCGGTCCGGCTGGGCGGCTCGGCCGCCTGGGGCATCGGTACCGTCGCCGGGCTGGAGCTGCCGCACACCGAGTTCACCGTCATCGACCTCGACCCCGGCTCGGACGACGTGGACTCCGTGCTGGCGCAGTTGTGCATCGACGACGCGGAAGGCCAGGTCGCGCTGCGGGCGGGCGAGCGGTTCGTCCGCCGTCTGGTGCCCCTGCCCGCCACCGAGGTCGAGACGCCGGTCGACGGCCGCGAACTACCCGAGGGGCAGCGGTTCGCGGTGGGCATCGGCCAGGCGGGCGCGCTGGACGAACTGGGGTTCCACGCGGCCGAGCGAGCCGCGCCGGGTGCCGGGCAGGTCGAGGTGCGGGTGGTGGCCGCGGGCCTGAACTTCCTCGACGTGATGACCGCGCTCGGGCAGGTTCCGCCGCTCGACTCCGCAGGCGGGCTCCGGTTCGGCGCCGAATGCGCGGGCGTGGTCACCCGGGTCGGCCCGGACGTGGACGGGGTCAGCGTCGGCCAGCCGGTGATCGCGGTGTGCGCCGAGCAGGGAACTCTCGCCTCGCACCTGGTCGTCGACGCCCGGTGCGTCGTGGCCAAACCGGACTCGCTCGGGTTCGAGGAGGCGGCGGGAATGCCGATCGCCTTCCTCACCGCCTGGTACGCGCTGCACGAACTGGCCCGCGTGCGGGCGGGCGAACGGGTGCTGATCCACTCCGGCACCGGCGGCACCGGCCTGGCGCTGGTGCAGCTGGCCGTCCTCGCGGGCGCCGAGGTGTTCGCGACCGCGGGCTCCCCGGAGAAACGTGAGTTGTTGCGGGCGCTCGGTGTGCGGCACGTGATGGATTCGCGGTCGCTGGACTTCGCCGACCAGGTGCGCGCGGCCACCGGCGGCGAGGGCGTGGACGTCGTGGTGAACTCGATAGCCGGTGACGCGGTCGCGCGCGGGCTCGCCTCTCTGGCGTCCTACGGCCGGTTCGTCGAGCTGGGCAAGCGTGACCTGCTCGCGGACGCCCCGATCGGCCTGCGCCCGTTCCTGAACAACCTGTCCTACTTCGGTTTCGACCTCCGGCAACGCCTCGCGGACCGTCCGGACGAGGTCCGCGAGGCCCTGACCGGGTTGCTGGACCTCGTGCGGCAGGGGCGGCTGCACCCGCTGCCGTACCGGGTGTTCCCGCCCGCCGAGACGACATCCGCGTTCCGCCGTCTCGCCGCCGCGCGCCACATCGGCAAGCTGGTGGTGGCCATGGACGAGCACGAGGTTCCCGTCCAGCCCGTGCCTGCCCCCGAGGGGCCGCGGGGCACCTGGCTGGTCACCGGTGGCCTGGGCGGTTTCGGCCTCGCCATGGCGGAACAGCTGGTCGCCGACGGCGTGCGCAGCCTGGTGCTGGCCGGGCGTTCCGGAGCGTCCAGCGACACCGCGGTGGCGGCCGTGGACAAGCTGCGCGCGGCCGGTGCCGAGGTGGTCACCGCCGCGGTCGACGTGACCTCCCGCGCGGAACTGGCCGCGTTGCTGGACCGCGTCGACCGGGAACTGCCCCCGCTGCGCGGAATCCTGCATGGCGCGATGGTCCTCGACGACGGGGTGCTCACCGACCTCGACCGGAACCGGATGGCGACGGTCGTCGCGCCGAAGGCGCTCGGGGCGTGGCACCTGCACGAGCTGACCGCGGACCGGCCGCTGGACGCCTTCGTGTTGTTCTCGTCCGCGACGTCGATGCTCGGCAACGCGGGACAGGCCAACTACGCCGCGGCGAACGCCTTCCTGGACCACCTCGCCGAAGCCAGGCGAGCCGCCGGGCTGCCCGCGCTCGCGGTCAACTGGGGCGCGGTGGCCGACGCGGGGTACGTGGCCCGGCACGGCGACGTGGCCCGCAAGGTGGCCGCGACGGGCATGCGGGCCTTCCCGGTCGCCGACGCCTACCGCGTGCTCGACCTGCTCCGCCGTGGTTCGCACGCCCAGGTGGGCGTGCTGCCGACCGACTGGAACCGGTTCCTCGCCCAGTATCCGGTGGTACCGCCGCGGTACGCCCACGTCGCCGACGGCACCGGAGACGACGGCACGAACGGTGGCGGCCGCGACAGCGACAAGCCGCTGCGGCACCGGCTCGGCACCATCAGCGGGCAGGCACGGGAAGGGCTGATGAAGGAGGCGCTGTCGGCGAAGGTGGCCGCCGTGCTCGGCATCCCCCTGGACGCGCTGGATGACCGGATGCCGCTGATGGACTACCTGGATTCGCTGCTCGCCGCGGAGATCAGCTCGTGGATCGAGCGGGAGTCCGGCGTCAAGGTCACCATCATGGAGCTGATGAAGGGCCCGACCGTGGTGGAGCTGTCGGGGCGCCTGCTCACCCGGCTGGACGAGAAGGTGGCGCGCTAG